Genomic DNA from Mus musculus strain C57BL/6J chromosome 11, GRCm38.p6 C57BL/6J:
gtttaaagtgtatatatgtatatttaagtaGATAATTTCTTAAGAATGTCAGAATAAAAGATTAGACTACATTAAATGAACAGCCTTTCTTTACCAAAAGACCACTTAAAGAAGATAAGACAagccacaaaaacagacaaattactgtaacataaataagtaaaaaagaatgattatcagaatattttttcttttaattttgtacattgtgcatatatgtctgtctgtctgctgtacACACAAtacaggtgccctcagaggctagaCAATAggtccctctggagctggagttacaggcaatcatGATCCcccctgacatgggtgctagggactgaattcaaggactctggaagagcagtataaattgttaccactgagctatttttcTAGCCCCagaatatttttatatgaataaagaaagataatTCAATGCACCAGAAAACCAGAATGACTAATGAAAAAATGCTCAAGCATCAACAATAAGAAATACGCTAAAATGATGAGGTGCTAGCATACCAAGCAGACACTGAAAACATGAACTCTGCAATAATAAGTGCTTACAGAATATGAGGTCTGTCTTCCACTGTTGGTATAATAAATATGGGTATAGTTCTTTGGAAAACTATTTTGTCCTTTCTAACAAAGTTGAAAATGTGtaaacctgtggtggtttgaataagagcccataggctcatatatttgaatgcttagtcatcaggaactagcactatttgagaagaattagatcaattaggaggtgtggctttgttggagtaggtatggccttcttggaagaagttggagtgggctttgaggttttaaaacccCATGCCAAGTCTAGAGTCCTCTCTACTTATGGATCAGGATATAGCTCTCAGAGACTGTTCCAGTGCCTGCCTGTATGCCGCCATCTTCCctgacatgatgataatgaactaaccttctaaaactgtaaacaagccctcaattaaatgtttgcttttataagctgTCTCGTCACAGAGACACATCATGGTATCTCGTAATAGTAATAGAGCAGTGATTAAAACAAATCTAAAACTACTATTTTCCCTGTAGACACTCATTTGCATGTACCAGTAAGTGTGCGTATAGATGTGGAGGTAGAGCTTTGTGGCTctttatgagttctaggccagccagactACAATATCTAGACAGGAGCGACCTTTCAGTGACATGAGAGACTGAAGCATGTCCCCATAGACCAGGATCACTTGAAGTCAGAAACCTAAGATTAGTTTAGGCAACacagattctgtctcaaaggaaaataaGGGTCAATCTAATGTACACAGAGTTAACTCCAGTACAGGAGGAGGGCAAAGCAGGCAGATTTCCATGAGTTCTAGCCCAGCCTTgtctatagaacaagttccaggccagtcagagctacatagtgaaactgtctcaacaacaaaacaaaacaaacccctgaACAAACAAAACTGAGTAGAATACAGCAGtggaaaggaaaaatacacaATAATGAGATCACATTCTTGACAGTCCAGCAAAAGACAGAAATGACAGAGTCTATCTATATATTTACTCAAACTAATACTCTACAAGATGGCAAAACTACAAGGAAGGACTgtcagagctataaagagaactcttctcaaaaatgttttaaagtaataAAGATGAAAGTTCCTTGTATCTGTGTGTCAGAATGTGGACGTGAGGACTTTCTAGGAGGAAACACGAGGATGGTTTAGTGAGGATGTCAGTGGTACTTGCGTCAATGAATCCTCTCAGCAAGTCCAGACCCTGCCACTCCTCTTTCCCTGGCAGGCTGCTCTGCTTACATGTATTTGGCAAAAGAGAAGGacaatctgctttttttttctttttggttttctggtCTCAGATAGCCCAAGTTGACCTCAAACGTATTATCTAACAGAGGCTGCTCATAAACTTCTGTTATCCCCACATTTGCTCCTAAGGTTGGAGACATGTACAAGCATGCCTGCCTTTTTAACTTTGTATAGTCTTGATAGAAAGTAtttacatttatacacacacgcacgcacacacacacacacacacacacacacacgtgtgaagggtatgtgcatatgtgggtaTGCACATATGAGTATGGGTACCCATGGAGTCTAGAGGTGACAGATCCCCCTAGAAGATGAAGTTATTGGTAGTTGTGAACTATCAGACATAGGTTCTGGGAAtgaaacttgagtcctctgcaagagggtatcagctcttaaccactgagccatttctccagtccctttaaaatctttcttcttcctttagttctttttctttgtttttttttaagatagggttttttctgtgtatccttggctttCATGGAACTCactaggctgactttgaattcacagagatctccctgcttctgcctcccaagtactggaattaatgGCATGCTCTAGTACAGCTGTTAAGTTTTttcttcataataaaaataaaaaatagtctcATTATTCTCTTATccactattattgttgttattatgttTAGCTTTGCCATGCTAACTATGTCTGTTTTGACATGGAATCAAATGAAAAATAATGCACTAGAATCTAGTTATTTTCATGCCCGACACAatgaaaaagctttaaaaaaaaacattaaaaacctgTTGTTTGGTTACATTTGTCATAGTAACTGAATTAAGACTAGGATCTCCCTTTCAATATACTAAACTAATGCTGAGCTAAAGATTTAGAAGGCACTTTTAGAAGCTGCCCAGTGTGGTAAGCCATCAAACTCGTGTTGATGTTATTACTGTTATAtgtgtggatattttgcctgcatgtgtgtgcctggtacccatggaggccagaagagggtgtcagatcccctggaactaaagttacagatggctgttagCTGCCACATAGGTGCttggaatagaacctgggtccactggaaaagcagccagtgctcttaactgctaagccaactCTACAGCTTCTACAGTCATCTTTTAAAAGCAggatcttaaaacaacaacaacaacaacaacaaatatcttTATAGTTTCCCTTTCCACTAAACAgccagaaaatgtttttgtttcagAATCCTTCACCTACAGTGTTAGCACACAGCAAACATTATTATCCAGACAACTACTAAATCATGGTATGGACCTTCCTACTACAAAACAAAGCCTTAGTAAGTCCACAGTTAAGGTATTATAGAAACAAGCAAAGTCAAAGGCTCTAAGCTCTACTTATCACTGGGACTGGCTGCAAGCTCTCAACCCCTCAGCTCTCCCCAGCAATCAAACCGCAATGCTTGTCATAGatgttgttatttcttttttctctctctctctgattcaggTTAATCCATAAAAATGTTCCTCCCTAGCCCTCATGTCCAGTTACTACTAATTAAGAGCTAATGTATACTTCTATTGAGTATGAACAAACCCGATACTTAGAATATTTTTAAGTACTATAAAAACACTCTAGGAATTTTTCTTATTGCTAGACAATCTCATACAACAGCATAGATTTCCTTCTAGAAGGACGGTTTTACTAAAAAGTCCTTGACGTCACAAGCTAGTTTGTTTCAGTTTTCATAGCTGGCATGCTCCACTGGACTCTGTTACTGTGACATGACCTAAATACAAACTGGAAATGTCACCTGTGTTTAAGTAAAACAATGAAGGGTCACTAAAAGTTGGCCTTACTTGACTGCCGCAGGCCTCCTCTTCCTCGTCACAGTCTAGCCCCTGATGAGCTATCTCAGTAGTGCCATCGTCCTGACTGACACTGTTCTCCCCATCGAGCATTCTGGTGGCCTCCGTTGTGACTTTTACTTTCATGCTGTGAAAGCCAGAGGAGACTGAACCCATTCGAAGGCTCACAGGCTCCCCCTCAAACAGCAGGAAGTGTGAATTCACCGCTTCTTTAAAGCCAGGGGGTTGGTAATCATGTGGGGTCACTGCAGAAAggacaaaaatatttcaaattaagtTTCAATAGAGTACGTGACATAACTACTTCATGTACAGTAAAAACATCTTCCAGATGCCCACAAATCCTTCTACTCATACACAACATCACCTGCGCACTTAACAGGGAATTTAACCAAGGTCTCTACCTACCTGAGTTATAATAATGGAGTTTCATAGTAAGTATAACATCATTCGGAAGGGGTCCAAGATTCTGCATCAGTATATACAATTGACGGATTAGTAGGGAACAGGCTTTCTTAATATCTTCACTGTCTGTCCCACTTTCAAAGCTTGTGCTGCTGCTGTAGTCACAGAAAAATGGCACCTTTCAATCACGTATAACATTCACAGTACACTCCAAAACAACACAACTTTTAGCTATGTCATCTAATAAATTAAACATGAGGACATTTGGTAGACAGTTTTTAAGAGATAACAAGGGAATAATAGTATTTTCTGCAATGTATATGTACAGAATCTCTGAATAGCAGATACTCTTGATGCATTTTAagtatcattttaaatttttgactTTCAAATAGTCACATGTTCTAGTAATGAGAACAATGGATTTGTAATTAGGTGACCTGGCATCTAATATCAGCTGTATGACCTCGGTCAAGTCATTTGCACACATTCTAGGTCAGGTAGCCCATTTGTGAGATAAGCTTATCTCTGCAGCTCTCCAAGCATGAAATCAGTCTCTAGCTCTATGCTTATCTACCATCTGATTGTCTCTCAAAGAAATCCCCTCCTCACTCCGACATAGGTTACTAAAGCATCTAgtcttctggctttctttttttgtctacACTTGAAGACATTCTCCATACTGCAGGCAAAATACTATTCCCAATAGGAGGGTCTGCTTATGTCACCTTTATGCTAAAGTTTTCTATTACACCTGTCAGCTTTGAACCAAAGGTGAGAGATGGCGCATGTACAACTATTcttcacccccacccacccccacagctGTCACCCAGTTTGTTTCAACCACACACATCTGCAGCCGTATTGTACTTTCTGTCTCTCATCCTGATGCTCCCACAGCACCTACCTAGCTCATGGGCCAGCTCCTCGAGAGGTCTCCCCTATATTCTGCACCTCCCCTCCGAAGAATTATCTGTCCCAATATAGACTATGAACGGCTAAATCTTTCATCTCCATAGTACTAGGTTTGGTATTCACCTACTCAATAAAGATTTGCtgaattaataaatgaatgagAGAGCTCGGCTAATCTTCTAACTcaaattttcttgtttctgtacAAAGTTTTCTTCCCAATTAGTCTCACATTTGAGTGTCTTCAAGGACACGCTACAATGGCTATATATTTGCAGTACCTTGAACATATTGGCACTTAGAACTGCAAAATAATCCCAAGTTCTTAAACTGTTAGGTCTCTCCCTAATTTTTGGAGGCAGTGAGAGATCACAAAGTAAACAAACATATTAACTGGATTACTTTACCTTTTCTATCAATTTCCATCAACTTTTTAAATCAGATTTTTAATCAGAATGAAGGGGTATAGCTATGTAGCTCATAAAGCCTCACGAAACATCAGAAGATCATATTAAGGACCCTCATTTAAGTAATTTTCTAGAAATTTATACTGCATATTATCTTCTCACCTTTAGAGTATCTGGAAATTTTACCCATTTGCTTTATTGTTTACCTTTCAGCATATGtatctctaaaacaaacaaaaagattaatcTGGTTGTCCAGAATATGTATATTGGAGTTTTGGAGAGTAAGGATAACTGTTTATGTGGGGGTAGGGGGAAGCATGAAGTATGTCATATACAGCTCGGCACGGTAGAGCACAACCTTGCCTATATGTTAAGTCAAAGTCAGCCTGAGCCACATGAGATGCTGCCTTAAAGACAAAGtaccgctgggcagtggtggcgaacacctttaatcccagcacttgggaggcagaggcaggcggatttctgagttccaggccagcctggtctacagagtgagttccaggacagccagggctatacagagaaaccctgtcttgaaaaacagaacaaaacaaaaggcaaagtaCTATACAGCCTGTAAAACGGCATATAAATACTAATTAATTGTGGCTAGTATTTTAAATATccttcctggaactgacttttctttttatatctgagTACTTTCTGCAAGTCTCACAAATGAGAGAATACTTAAGAACTTATTGGAAAGAAGGCATATGGTCAATTTCTCTTCAGAATTGTTCCTTTCAGGGTAGCTATCTCCCCTTGAAGACTTTCATTAGCAGTCTTTTTAGAGACTCTGTGTCATCAACTTCTATCCTGTCTCATCTGCAGCCCTTGGTTCACTATACCCACTGGCTGATCTGAAGCCAAAGCTTCTGAGAGATGAATGACGTTCCCTAGCAAACATCTCCATATGCACTAGGGTTTTCCTTGGTTTTGCTCTTTGACCCATTACTATATCTAAAAATATGGATTTTAAGATTTGATGGTGCCAGGTGGTGGTAGTCTACACCTTTAGGTGGGGAACTTGgagacaaagacaagcagattctgtgtttgaggccagcctggtctagagtgagtttcaggacagctagggctacataaagaaaccctgtgtcaaaaaacaaaacaacaaaagacttaTAGGAAAATAAGTGTATATGAGTTTTCTCATATGACACATAGAaaatggtatgtgtatatgtatggataAGCAACTGACAGCATTTGTGCATATAGGCAAATAATCCAGTAATTTCTTTTCCCTCAGGCTCAGTATTCCTCTATTGAAAATGGAATAAATTGACATCTTTGCACGCCAACAGGGCTACTGGATTAATAGCTAGAGACAGTCATATGGGTTCTTTATCTAACATCATGTTGACAGCCTTATTAACATATTTTTACATTAAATCTTCTGTTCcttcaagaattatttttaattatctgtaggtgtgtgcctgcatgtgggtCTGTGCATGGGTGCAGGTATCCTCAGAGGCGAGATTcacctggagttggagttacagacagttgtaagccacctgactttgaaattgaactcaggtcctctggaagagtgcttTCTAACCacagttatctctccagccctttattaatataattttaagagCAATGACATCCACCATTGCCTCTACTTTCACCAGCCAAATTTCTTGACCTCAGACCTTAAAACAATTATTATAATTTCTATTTGTGATAGCGAGGTTTTATAGGGCTATGAGAAAATTACAAAAAGATGTAAGATTTCCACTGGCCACATAGAAGCTTATATTTACTGTACTCCTATACATTTCTCATGTTCATTAAACAATTAGAGTCTACCTGTCAAAGTCCATAGTGGTTCCTTTTTTTGTGTATTTGAATCTGAATTGGTATATCTCAGTCACTTtctagaaaaaccaaagagagcagagaaagaagtTAATTTTGAAACAAAACCAGATTTTTACCTCATAAAAGGAACATCTTGTTGACTATTTCCTATGTTTCTTCTGTATGTTTGTCTCGCAGAATTACTTTATCAAGGAGTAGTGGTTTCAGATATAATGATAACGTAATCTCTCTCCTCTCAGCTAAAAATAAGTTAGGTAGCAACTGTTTCCATTAGATATCACCTGTTGAGGAATCATTCATTCATGTAATCAATCTTTTATCAAATTATCTACTTTAAGCTAAAAACCAGAGTCATTGTGGTGAACAAGGcagagaagatttttttccataGAATCTACAAAGCTAGCTAGTAAACGAAGAAAACAAGGTAATTTCAGATAGAACTGGTGCCCCGGACAACATAAAACAGATAGTATGGCAGAAAGTGCAtagtggagagaaagaagggctCATTAGACTTAGAAGGATCAGGAAATTTTTCCTGAAGATATAATATTTTTTGACTTGTAGAGCCCTCCTCCAGCAGAaagtcagggcatcaagtgaagggggtgggttgccatcccacagtcaaaactctcacccataattgttcccatctgaaagaactacagggatggaaatggagaggagcctaagaaaaggaaggtccagcaacaggcccaaagtgggctccagctcaaggggaggtcccaaggcctgacactatgactgaggctatggagcactcataaagagacctatcatgactgccctccaaaagacccaacaatcagctgaagaatcagatgcagatatttgcacccaatcaatggacagaagctgctgagccctgtggttgaattagggaaaagctggaggaagctgaagaggagggcaaccctgtaggagaaccagcagtctcaattaacctggacccctgagatctctcaaactggactaccaactaggcagcatacaccagcttatatgaagcccccaacatatatgcagcagaggactgccaggtctgggttcagtcagagaagatgcacctaaccctcaagagactggaggccccagggagtttagaggtctggtcgggtggggacatcctcgtgaaGACAGGGGGACAGGGacgaggtatgggatatggaacagttagagggtggaCAAGGgcgggaaataaaatctggagttatagatagatagatagatagatagatagattttttttttaaaaagggagtcAGTCATATGCAGACCTGTGGACAGTGCCTCAGATAGGCAGAACAGTAATGCAAAAGCTCTGGATTGTGAAGGGATGTTTTCTCAGAATCCAAAAAGAAGCCAACTAGATGGAAATGAGAGATGTTGCTGAGACTATGTTGACAATAGTAtggattttggatttttgtttttgttttccgagacagggtttctctgtatagccctggctgtcctggagctcactttgtagatcaggctggcctggaactcagaaatccgcctgcctctgcctcccgagtgctgggattaaaggtgtgtgccaccatgccctgctggaTTTTGGATTTTATTCTAAGTTCATCAAAGTCTACTGAAAGTTTAAACAGATCAGTGGTTTGCAGTTTTTAAAGATCTCTCTGTATACCTTGAGAATACAGacaatgggctagagagatggctcagcggttaagagcactgactgctcttccagaggtcctgagttcaattcccagcaaccacatggtggctcacaaccatctgtaatggggatccgatgctctcttctggtgtgtctggagacaccaacagtgtactcacctacatgaaataaataaataaatcttaaaaacatacatacacacacatacatacatacaaaatttaaatagaacaaacaacaactactaaacaaataaaaaagaatacagacaatgttttgatttgaataagaatggccctgataggctcaaatatttgaatgcttagtcatcaggatgGGAGTGGatctatttgaaaggattaggaggattaggaggtacagccttgttggaggaagtgtatcactggtaACACCAGgctcagtgtctgtctgtctgtctatcttcccCCATCTAATCATGgcctacagatcaggatgtagtCATTAACTACTGCTCTAGTGTCTGCTGTGTGCTGACATGTTCTTCACCATgataataatagactaaacctctaaaactataagtaagtcccagttaaatgctttttcttgtaagagttgtcttggtcatggtgtctcttcacagcaaaggaaCAGTGTCTAAGACAGACAGGAAGTGTGCAGGTGTGGTGGTtcgtgcctttaatctcagtacttgggaagcaaaggaagGCAGATCAGtatgttctaggacagccagggctaagcaGAGaaatctctcaaaaaaaaaaggaagaaagaaaggaaggaagggaagggaagggaagggaagggaagggaagggaagggaagggaagggaagggaagggaagggaaacggagaaggaaaaagaaagaaaaagaaaaaggaaggaaagaaggatagaaggaagaaaggaaagaagggaaggaaggacacaTTCAGGGAAGCCATGAGGACACCTAGAAAGCCTCTGTGGTGATTTAGAGAAGTAAGGGAATGGAGGAACTAGGGGACTgaattttatttccttcactAGAATCTACTACTGCTATCTGCTCTCATCATTGGTAAGGATGTGATGGAATATAGAGAACAAATttcctcattaaaaacaaactcaaatagtCCTTTCAGGCAGATgacatggctcagaggataaaagtGCTTACACTGTAAGCCTGAAAACCCAAGTTTTATCCCAGGAACCCAGAGCAGAAGAATAACTGACtcctcaagttgttctctgatctccatacaCTTGCCACTCACAACTGCACATGTACAAgcgtgcacgtgcacatgcacacacacaatttaaaatgctTTAGCTTAAAAATAACTGTTTACCTAGATAAATTAGGGTTTGCAGACAGAGCTGAAGTTCTAAAGAGAGTATGAATTGAAATCAGAACACAGACTATGACCCTCACTCATCTGACAATGTGGAAATGGGGATGATCAAAAATAGTTTTCACATTCCTGTTACTTATCTCTAAGATCTGAGCTCAAAGCTCTGCTGATCTTTAGTATACAACTTAACCACGGGTGATCAAGTCCTGGAAATCAGCTCATACCTGCCTAAACCTAAGGAGACTGATTATAATGAGTTAGTGTTATAAGAGAATTGCCTTTATAACTAACTGCTCAACCTATTTTCAGGGGACTGTTTTgtgaatacaatagaaaaaataGGTCAGATCAGAGGTGGCTGCAGGTGCCTAAGAGCAACAGGTTCACTCCAGATTTGCTAGACATAGTGTCCTCTCTTAGCCAATGCTAAGTATAATTGTCCTGCCAAGCAAACAATGCCTATTCTTCTCACCTGTCCTTGCTTCTAGTCAACTCTAGCCTCTTAATACTATGGGAACGCATTTTGTAAATAAAAGAGATCTTTAAGTAGttggtcatatttttattatttgtttcctAAACCAGTGGTTTTACTGTTGAGATAtataactgtttttaaaaaatgttaatcccagggctggatagatggcttaggttaagagcactttttaCTCCTACAGAGGAGTTGGGAGGCTTAAAACTTCCTGGAACTCgtcctaggggatctgacacccacttctggaTTCTAAGGGCACTGCAcatacatgatgcacatacagTCACGTAGACACAGATGAATACAgatataaagaatattttaaagtgttAATTCTTGATAAGTTCACCATCTTCAAACTGTTTCTCACTCTCTATTCCAAGTCACTGAAAAGACTTCTCAGGTCTGTCTCCAAAGTGAGTCACACATCCATGTGATCTTTATTCTCTGTCCTCTAGCCACGAGTTTTTGAATACAAACCAGGCCAGGTACACATTACATATGCTTCCACTCAGGAAGTGCTActgaggaagctgaagcagggaaATCACAATTGAAGGCCAACCTGAGTAGCATACTGAGCTAGTCATCTcaataatgttatttttaaaaagggggggcaAGGGTCGGGGAGGATCTAGGCAAGGCCTGAGTCCAATTCCTCGgactacaacaaaaagaaacgTTCCGAGTACAAATCAAAGCGTGTCACTGCTCCCCGGCCTCTCACTGTCCTTGTGCTAAAGCCTCCTCACCTCTCCTCCACTTAGCTCTTCTGCCATTTCCCTTTTTCACTTATGAGACAGATCCGGGGTCTCTTTTCTGCCGATAAACACTTCCTGACTTGGGGTCTCAGTGTGTCTATATTCCGGATTATGCCACCAACACTCTGAGGTAGCATCATTGTTGTCAGTATTGATGGAGAGAGGACGTGGTAGAGCTGCGGTCTGACTCCAGAACCTGGTGTTGCCCTCAGTGCTGTTCTACCTGTCATTACTGTGGCTTGCCCTtattccatctcagctccaacagCAGTCTAGCCCCCAGGGATGTTTCCTATGGCTTTGTCAATCTAAAACTGGCATCTCAGCCCTCCTTCTGACCAGCACAACACCTTTCATACTTTCTTCATAGCATTACGA
This window encodes:
- the Hormad2 gene encoding HORMA domain-containing protein 2 isoform X2, whose amino-acid sequence is MATAQLSHNTRTLKASKNTIFPSQVTNEHESLVVVKKLFATCISCITYLRGLFPESSYRDRRLDDLSLKILREDKKCPGSLHIIKWIQGCFDALEKRYLHMAVLTLYTNPKEPEKVTEIYQFRFKYTKKGTTMDFDSSSTSFESGTDSEDIKKACSLLIRQLYILMQNLGPLPNDVILTMKLHYYNSVTPHDYQPPGFKEAVNSHFLLFEGEPVSLRMGSVSSGFHSMKVKVTTEATRMLDGENSVSQDDGTTEIAHQGLDCDEEEEACGSQAYYLWH
- the Hormad2 gene encoding HORMA domain-containing protein 2 codes for the protein MATAQLSHNTRTLKASKNTIFPSQVTNEHESLVVVKKLFATCISCITYLRGLFPESSYRDRRLDDLSLKILREDKKCPGSLHIIKWIQGCFDALEKRYLHMAVLTLYTNPKEPEKVTEIYQFRFKYTKKGTTMDFDSSSTSFESGTDSEDIKKACSLLIRQLYILMQNLGPLPNDVILTMKLHYYNSVTPHDYQPPGFKEAVNSHFLLFEGEPVSLRMGSVSSGFHSMKVKVTTEATRMLDGENSVSQDDGTTEIAHQGLDCDEEEEACGSQVQRMNFVHIEPSFESSRKKKKVSEPVTVFIPNRK
- the Hormad2 gene encoding HORMA domain-containing protein 2 isoform X3: MSSSTSFESGTDSEDIKKACSLLIRQLYILMQNLGPLPNDVILTMKLHYYNSVTPHDYQPPGFKEAVNSHFLLFEGEPVSLRMGSVSSGFHSMKVKVTTEATRMLDGENSVSQDDGTTEIAHQGLDCDEEEEACGSQVQRMNFVHIEPSFESSRKKKKVSEPVTVFIPNRK